AAGGGGTAGGCTTTTTAGCAAACTAATCAGAGAGATAACTGTTGCGGTTAGGGAAGGAGGTCCAAACCCGGAATCCAATCCTAGGCTCAGAACAGCTATAGAAAACGCAAGAAAAGTTAATATGCCTATGGAAACAATAGAGAGAGCAATAAAAAAGGGTGCGGGAGAGCTCGGAGGTGAAACCTACGAAGAGGTTCTTTACGAAGGATACGGTCCGGGAGGGGCAGCCATAATGGTGCTTGCCGCTACTGACAACAGAAATAGGACTACCGCAGAGATAAGACACACCTTTTCTAAGTACGGAGGGAACCTTGGCTCTTCGGGGTGCGTATCCTACATGTTTGAAAGGGTAGGGTACATGGAAATTCCCAAAGAAAGCGTCTCCGAGGATGAACTTTACGAAAAAGCTATAGAAGCAGGAGCTGAAGACATTCAAACAGGAGATACTCATTACATAGTGTACACAAAGCCTGAGATGTTATACACTGTCAAAGACAGTCTGTCCAGATGGGGCATACCTGTGGAAAACGCAAGCATAAACTACAAACCCTTAAGCACAGTTCAGATAACAGACCCAGAAACAGCCAAAAGGCTCATAAAACTACTTGATGCCTTAGATGACCTTGATGATGTGCAGATGGTTATATCTAACTTTGACATACCGGAAGAAGTTCTAAAGGAATCCGCATGAAAAAGATACATACACGGGAAGCACCTAAGCCCGTAGGTCCTTACTCACAGGCTGTAATACACGGTAATTTACTGTTTGTATCGGGACAGATTGGCATAGACCCAAAGATGGGCAGGCTCAGGGAGACCTTTGAAGAACAGGTAAAACAGATATTTACTAACATAGATGCCATACTAAGGAGCGCTGGCGCAGACAAAAAGAACATTGCCAAAGTGAGCATCTACATAACAGATCTTTCCCTTTTTCCACAGCTGAATGCTTTGTATGAGGATTTTTTCAAAGATGTTGAGGTTAAACCTGCAAGGACCACAGTGGGTGTAAACAGCCTTCCTATGGGTGCATATGTAGAGATGGACATTATCGCTGTCTTAGGGCAGGGAAAAGAATAACCTCCCTTATAGAATCCACATCTGCCAATAGCATGACCAATCTGTCTATGCCTATGCCTTCTCCTGCGGTAGGGGGCATGCCGTGTTCCAAGGCTATGATAAAGTCTTCGTCCATCTGCATGGCTTCTTCATCTCCCATCTCTTTCTCTTTTAACTGTTCTAAGAACCTACTTCTTTGCTCTATTGGGTCGTTGAGCTCTGTGTAAGCGTTAGCTATCTCCCTGCCTGCTACGAAAAGCTCAAACCTTTCCACAAGGTCAGTGTCTTCTCTGTGGGTCTTTGCCAAGGGGGAGAGTATCTTAGGAAAGTCTATAACAAAAACGGGACCAATGAGCTCATCTTCTACAAGAAGGTCAAACACCTTGTCAAGAAGTTTTGCGTGAGTCAGTGTTTCTGCTTTTGGCACGCCTATTTCTATAGCGAGCTTTCTAAGACCCTCAATGTCTCTGAGGAAGAACTCCTTGTCCTTTCCTGTTTTCTCTTTGAGCAGGTCAAAGTATCTAACCACCTTATAAGGGGGTGTAAAGTCAAGAGTAATGCCCTGATAGGTTATCTTGAGAGTGCCCAAGAGCCTGTTAAGAAGGTGAGAGAAAAGCTCTTCCGTAAACTTGATAAGGTCCTTGTAGTCCCAGTAAGCACAGTAAAACTCAAGCATGGTAAATTCTGGGTTGTGTGTTGTATCCACGCCTTCATTTCTGAAGTTTTTACCAAGCTCATAAACCCTGTTGAAGCCTCCCACTATTAACCTTTTTAGATAAAGCTCTGGTGCTATTCTAAGGTAAAGATTTTGCTCAAGGTAGTTGTGGTAAGTGATGAAGGGTTTGGCATTAGCTCCAGATGCTACAGGTTGCAAGATGGGTGTTTCTACTTCTATAAATCCCCTCTCATCAAGAAATCTTCTTATCTCTGAAATAAGCCTACTTCTGAGAATAGTTATTTTGCGCGCCCTTTCGTTGGATATAAGGTCCAAATACCTCTGTCTGTATCTTACTTCCACGTCTTTGAGTCCATGCCACTTTTCTGGAAGGGGTCTTAGGCTCTTTGCTAACATCTTAAAATCATTGACCTCAACAGTTAGCTCTCCCGTGTTGGTCCTAAAGAGCTTACCCTTTACTCCCACTATGTCCCCCACATCAAAAAGATCATCAAAAGCCTGAAACTTATCATCTCCCACTATGTCCTTTTTTATGTATATCTGTATCCTTCCTGTGGCATCCTGAAGGTGTCCAAATATGGCTTTTCCCATACTTCTGAGAGAGACAAGCCTCCCTGCCACAGATATCTGATAGAAGTTAGGATCAAAATCGTATGTGATCTTTATGTCTTTTATTGTGGTTGTGGGACTATCTGATGGTTCAGCAGACTCAAGAGTGAGCTTTCCCTCATTCCTTACGAGCTTTCCCTTGAGATTATAAACCTCGCCCTGTTTTAGAGAATGCTCCGTTATGGCAAGTATCTCCACTCCTTCCTCATCACTAAGCCTTACCAAAAATCCATCCTCTATCTTAGATACTCTCTTGACAATGCCCCTTACGCTTACCTCTTCTCCTGTAGGGTCTTTCTCAAACATCTGTCTTATTTCACCTATAAAATGGCTTACCTCAAACTTGTGTGGATAGGGTTCTTTTATTTTTTCAAGCTTTTTGAGCCTTTCTTGCTCCATTCCTTAGCATTATAACAAAAGTTGTGCTATAATCTTTCACATGCCTAAGTTATCACCAAGAGACATAAGAAGAAAGATACAGGGTATAAAGAACACCAGAAGAATCACCAACGCTATGAAAGTGGTGTCCGCAGCAAAGCTCAGAAGGGCACAGGAACTTCTCTACGCTTCAAGACCTTACTCTGAAAAACTCTACGATGTCATAAGAGACCTATCTGCTCACATAGACTCCCAAACGCACCACCTTCTTGAGAGAAGACAGGAAAGGAGAGCGGACATAATTCTCATTACCGCAGATAGAGGTCTTGCGGGAGCTTTTAACTCTAATGTTATAAAGAGAACGGAGGAGCTCATAAAGGAAAAAGTGTCTTCTGGTGTGAATGTGAGCCTTATATTGATAGGAAGGAAAGGCTATCAGCACTTTTCCAAAAGGGACTATCCCATCATAAAGGGCTACGAAGAGGTCTTTAGAAAAGAGATAAACTTCTCTGTGGTCAAGGAAGTGGGACAGATGGTAAGGGAAAGATACGCAAACAGAGAGACGGATGCGGTTTATCTTATAAACAACGAGATGATCACCAGGGTAAGCTACAAACCCGTGGTGCGCACCTTCTTACCTTTTGAAAAGCCAGAAAGCAAAGGTGAGGACTACGGAATTTACGAGTTTGAAGTGGATAAAGAAGAGTTTATCAG
The Hydrogenobacter hydrogenophilus DNA segment above includes these coding regions:
- a CDS encoding F0F1 ATP synthase subunit gamma — encoded protein: MPKLSPRDIRRKIQGIKNTRRITNAMKVVSAAKLRRAQELLYASRPYSEKLYDVIRDLSAHIDSQTHHLLERRQERRADIILITADRGLAGAFNSNVIKRTEELIKEKVSSGVNVSLILIGRKGYQHFSKRDYPIIKGYEEVFRKEINFSVVKEVGQMVRERYANRETDAVYLINNEMITRVSYKPVVRTFLPFEKPESKGEDYGIYEFEVDKEEFISKLIDLYLNYQIYRAMVESNAAEHFARMVAMDNATRNADEIIRTWTLIFNKARQEAITSELIDIVNAVEAMK
- the lysS gene encoding lysine--tRNA ligase, with amino-acid sequence MEQERLKKLEKIKEPYPHKFEVSHFIGEIRQMFEKDPTGEEVSVRGIVKRVSKIEDGFLVRLSDEEGVEILAITEHSLKQGEVYNLKGKLVRNEGKLTLESAEPSDSPTTTIKDIKITYDFDPNFYQISVAGRLVSLRSMGKAIFGHLQDATGRIQIYIKKDIVGDDKFQAFDDLFDVGDIVGVKGKLFRTNTGELTVEVNDFKMLAKSLRPLPEKWHGLKDVEVRYRQRYLDLISNERARKITILRSRLISEIRRFLDERGFIEVETPILQPVASGANAKPFITYHNYLEQNLYLRIAPELYLKRLIVGGFNRVYELGKNFRNEGVDTTHNPEFTMLEFYCAYWDYKDLIKFTEELFSHLLNRLLGTLKITYQGITLDFTPPYKVVRYFDLLKEKTGKDKEFFLRDIEGLRKLAIEIGVPKAETLTHAKLLDKVFDLLVEDELIGPVFVIDFPKILSPLAKTHREDTDLVERFELFVAGREIANAYTELNDPIEQRSRFLEQLKEKEMGDEEAMQMDEDFIIALEHGMPPTAGEGIGIDRLVMLLADVDSIREVILFPALRQR
- a CDS encoding YebC/PmpR family DNA-binding transcriptional regulator, with the translated sequence MAGHSHWAQIKHKKAKIDAQRGRLFSKLIREITVAVREGGPNPESNPRLRTAIENARKVNMPMETIERAIKKGAGELGGETYEEVLYEGYGPGGAAIMVLAATDNRNRTTAEIRHTFSKYGGNLGSSGCVSYMFERVGYMEIPKESVSEDELYEKAIEAGAEDIQTGDTHYIVYTKPEMLYTVKDSLSRWGIPVENASINYKPLSTVQITDPETAKRLIKLLDALDDLDDVQMVISNFDIPEEVLKESA
- a CDS encoding RidA family protein, which gives rise to MKKIHTREAPKPVGPYSQAVIHGNLLFVSGQIGIDPKMGRLRETFEEQVKQIFTNIDAILRSAGADKKNIAKVSIYITDLSLFPQLNALYEDFFKDVEVKPARTTVGVNSLPMGAYVEMDIIAVLGQGKE